In one Nymphaea colorata isolate Beijing-Zhang1983 unplaced genomic scaffold, ASM883128v2 scaffold0648, whole genome shotgun sequence genomic region, the following are encoded:
- the LOC116245338 gene encoding LOW QUALITY PROTEIN: ras-like GTP-binding protein RYL1 (The sequence of the model RefSeq protein was modified relative to this genomic sequence to represent the inferred CDS: inserted 1 base in 1 codon; deleted 1 base in 1 codon; substituted 5 bases at 5 genomic stop codons): protein MITGYDFLVKLLIIGNSGVGKTNLLLRFCEDSFQTSHLSTSVRFAISIGIDFKTKSVSMGNARVKLQIWDTAGQERFKTITQTYYRGAMGIVLTYAIDDRASFNDMRIGXNRSRCMRRXCCEVLVGNKCDSEKRXVALTXGKKLAKXLGIQFFXTSAKENINVNEMFMKVGI, encoded by the exons ATGATT ACGGGGTATGACTTCCTGGTCAAGCTGCTCATCATCGGCAATAGCGGAGTCGGCAAGACCAACCTCCTTCTCCGCTTCTGCGAGGATAGCTTCCAGACTTCCCACCTCTCCACC TCGGTACGCTTTGCGATATCTATAGGCATCGATTTCAAAACTAAATCCGTTAGTATGGGCAACGCGAGGGTGAAATTGCAGATCTGGGACACGGCTGGCCAGGAGAGGTTTAAGACCATCACGCAGACTTACTACAGAGGAGCCATGGGGATCGTGCTCACCTATGCCATTGACGATCGAGCTTCCTTCAACGATATGAGAATTGGGTGAAACAGATCAAGATGCATGCGTCGGTGATGTTGTGAAGTGTTGGTGGGGAATAAGTGCGATAGCGAAAAGCGTTAGGTGGCTTTGA AGGGCAAGAAGCTGGCAAAGTAGCTTGGAATTCAATTCTTCTAGACCAGCGCAAAGGAGAACATCAACGTTAACGAAATGTTCATGAAGGTGGGGATATAG
- the LOC116245339 gene encoding uncharacterized protein LOC116245339 has product MDGYNVTIFAYGQTGSGKTHTMFGEGYETKEQYSVDEIEDDNGCAGVIPRSIYQIFKKVKKMSNANVFCSFLQIYNEKIYDLLQKFEDCMELLKKGVKNRTIRQTSMNAKSSRSHTIFQLLIEIQSSDGTFLKGRLNLCDLAGSEKINKKEAMGEDQLKELKNINLSLTTLGKESLTGNTFTFIFGNLSPSGKNMDETISTLKFVERANHITLKVKPTEFNGHNPDTVDKLKREVEYLKDLLNLKKQGINPEDIAQHLAKLKSENLQQKPKEVSNE; this is encoded by the exons ATGGATGGATACAATGTCACCATTTTCGCATATGGACAGACCGGCTCGGGGAAAACGCATACCATGTTTGGAGAGGGATACGAGACAAAGGAACAGTACTCAGTTGATGAGATTGAGGATGACAATGGCTGTGCGGGTGTGATCCCGAGATCCATATACCAAATCTTCAAGAAGGTGAAGAAAATGAGCAACGCTAATGTCTTCTGCTCTTTCCTGCAGATCTACAATGAAAAGATTTACGATTTGCTCCAG AAGTTCGAAGACTGCATGGAGCTGCTCAAAAAGGGAGTGAAGAACAGGACCATAAGGCAAACCTCCATGAACGCCAAGAGCTCACGCTCCCATACCATCTTTCAGCTGCTGATCGAGATCCAATCAAGCGACGGCACCTTCCTGAAGGGAAGGCTCAACCTCTGCGACCTGGCTGGATCGGAAAAGATCAACAAAAAGGAAGCGATGGGCGAGGACCAGCTGAAGGAACTGAAGAACATCAACTTGTCCCTTACCACTTTGGGAAAG GAGTCACTGACTGGCAATACCTTCACTTTTATATTCGGGAATCTCTCGCCCTCGGGAAAGAACATGGACGAAACCATCAGCACTCTCAAGTTCGTGGAaagagccaaccacatcacgcTCAAGGTGAAACCGACCGAGTTCAACGGTCACAATCCCGATACCGTCGACAAGCTCAAGCGGGAGGTGGAGTATCTCAAGGATTTGCTAAACTTGAAGAAGCAGGGCATCAATCCCGAGGACATTGCGCAGCACCTGGCGAAGCTCAAGAGCGAAAACCTCCAGCAGAAGCCGAAGGAGGTATCGAACGAGTAG